Proteins co-encoded in one Gossypium arboreum isolate Shixiya-1 chromosome 11, ASM2569848v2, whole genome shotgun sequence genomic window:
- the LOC108470892 gene encoding uncharacterized protein LOC108470892: MEEFELQFLLTGSKKRNRKLVSDVLLRQERKRIRKQRQLQHQREALTSQLQRKSKRKESLLKKLIKWGYAQKIGKFYDDRTQRRINNNGKITDWERKLNWERKLEGMKKMATMVTKASQCLDDVPIVTKFTGMKGSQQILCYIDQIKMQWPMQSDLLVIKQEIQEIDRKHKDAVLAEDEAKWRLLLVGEKIEELDRQLSEFYFAHRWSEKVTSTDDRVSMLTREKEVLSKLRDLENQLYDKDNNKVEYKDFLGLEQALKKTAWGKTPNYLQPIAIRIEKARGKATDVFHIPAQVPVCAAIKEMEEFPVEDLDWDTLKKWGATLNYAKKYGFQVGFADKLLKKNLLAYLVIQNLPNSTAKN; encoded by the exons ATGGAAGAATTCGAGCTTCAGTTTTTATTGACTGGAAGCAAGAAAAGAAATCGGAAACTTGTTTCTGATGTATTATTGagacaagaaagaaaaagaataaggAAACAGAGGCAACTCCAGCACCAGAGAGAAGCATTAACTTCCCAGCTACAGCGAAAATCAAAAAGGAAAGAAAGCCTTTTGAAAAAGTTAATCAAGTGGGGATATGCGCAAAAAATAGGGAAATTTTACGATGATCGAACCCAAAGACGGATAAATAAC AATGGCAAGATAACAGATTGGGAAAGGAAGTTGAATTGGGAAAGAAAGTTGGAAGGCATGAAGAAAATGGCGACGATGGTGACGAAAGCTTCTCAATGTCTCGACGATGTGCCGATAGTCACTAAGTTCACGGGAATGAAAGGTTCTCAACAAATTCTCTGCTATATCGACCAAATCAAAATGCAATGGCCAATGCAATCTGATCTCCTAGTGATTAAGCAAGAGATCCAAGAAATTGACCGCAAGCACAAGGATGCTGTATTAGCAGAAGACGAGGCGAAGTGGCGACTGCTTCTAGTTGGAGAGAAGATTGAAGAACTTGATCGACAACTATCAGAG ttttattttgcACATCGATGGTCGGAAAAAGTTACTTCAACCGATGATCGTGTAAGTATGCTAACTCGTGAAAAAGAAGTACTATCTAAACTCCGTGATTTGGAAAATCAACTTTACGACAAGGACAACAACAAAGTGGAATACAAAGATTTCCTAGGCTTGGAGCAGGCCTTAAAGAAAACTGCTTGGGGGAAAACTCCAAACTACCTCCAACCTATTGCGATCCGAATCGAAAAAGCTCGAGGAAAAGCTACTGATGTTTTTCATATCCCCGCTCAAGTTCCGGTCTGCGCTGCGATCAAAGAGATGGAAGAGTTTCCGGTTGAGGATTTGGACTGGGATACGTTGAAAAAGTGGGGCGCTACGCTTAATTACGCTAAGAAATATGGTTTTCAAGTGGGATTTGCTGATAAACTGTTGAAGAAGAATTTGCTTGCCTATTTGGTTATTCAAAATCTGCCCAATTCGACCGCAAAAAATTAG
- the LOC108470893 gene encoding uncharacterized protein LOC108470893 isoform X1, giving the protein MANISFPEAKYGEISDLSQHERVPPATNPDFEERDISDENPLMLRAGMKRGLPGAEEQVRKKQNLSQHQPKSNSKKLSLEELIEKKSVSEIRKIFEDRINRLIKNDMKIDMVSVLGEQWPVRPDILGIKEKLQATANGKLAIQEAKNRLLAVGREFEELEIQRKTPSTTAENSDLHMDNIKETLKKQLSSGPITVDEDFDLENCFDFQSLPDFDFDKSFRPPDNLRSAFTDLEKQLYEKGNNQVGVEHFPGLAEELQNTGWGKTPSSFESIAARIEKDRGKVTEVGHIAAQVLVCAAVKEMEEFSVEKLDMEMLKKWGATLNKAKELGFQVGFADNLLRKNSYAYFGYKTTLDEAKEKEV; this is encoded by the exons ATGGCTAACATATCATTCCCAGAAGCTAAGTATGGAGAGATTTCAGACTTGTCACAGCATGAGAGGGTGCCACCGGCAACCAATCCGGACTTTGAAGAGAGAGATATCTCAGATGAAAACCCCTTGATGCTGAGGGCAGGCATGAAAAGAGGCTTACCAGGAGCTGAAGAACAAGTCAGAAAGAAACAGAACCTGTCCCAACATCAACCAAAGTCCAATAGTAAAAAATTAAGCTTGGAAGAGCttatagaaaaaaaatctgtGTCGGAAATAAGGAAAATATTCGAAGATCGGATTAACAGGTTGATTAAGAAT GACATGAAGATAGACATGGTATCAGTGCTTGGCGAGCAATGGCCAGTGCGACCGGATATCCTGGGCATTAAGGAAAAGCTTCAAGCAACAGCTAATGGCAAATTAGCTATACAAGAGGCAAAGAACAGATTGCTTGCAGTAGGACGCGAGTTTGAAGAGTTAGAAATTCAACGTAAAACA CCCTCAACAACAGCTGAGAACTCTGATCTTCATATG GATAACATCAAGGAGACATTAAAGAAACAG CTTTCTTCAGGGCCTATTACTGTTGATGAAGATTTTGATCTtgaaaattgttttgattttcaAAGCCTCCCAGATTTTGATTTTGACAAAAGTTTCCGACCTCCTGATAATCTCCGGTCTGCTTTTACTGATTTGGAAAAGCAACTTTATGAAAAAGGCAACAACCAAGTGGGGGTAGAACATTTCCCAGGCTTAGCAGAAGAGTTGCAAAATACTGGTTGGGGAAAAACTCCGAGCTCCTTTGAATCTATTGCGGCTCGAATTGAAAAGGATCGTGGAAAAGTTACTGAAGTTGGCCATATTGCTGCTCAAGTTCTGGTTTGTGCTGCAGTAAAAGAGATGGAAGAGTTTTCAGTTGAGAAATTGGACATGGAGATGTTGAAAAAGTGGGGGGCAACACTTAACAAGGCTAAGGAACTTGGTTTTCAGGTGGGATTTGCTGATAATTTGTTAAGGAAGAATTCGTATGCCTACTTTGGTTACAAAACAACCTTGGACGAGGCTAAAGAAAAGGAGGTCTGA
- the LOC108470893 gene encoding uncharacterized protein LOC108470893 isoform X2, giving the protein MKIDMVSVLGEQWPVRPDILGIKEKLQATANGKLAIQEAKNRLLAVGREFEELEIQRKTPSTTAENSDLHMDNIKETLKKQLSSGPITVDEDFDLENCFDFQSLPDFDFDKSFRPPDNLRSAFTDLEKQLYEKGNNQVGVEHFPGLAEELQNTGWGKTPSSFESIAARIEKDRGKVTEVGHIAAQVLVCAAVKEMEEFSVEKLDMEMLKKWGATLNKAKELGFQVGFADNLLRKNSYAYFGYKTTLDEAKEKEV; this is encoded by the exons ATGAAGATAGACATGGTATCAGTGCTTGGCGAGCAATGGCCAGTGCGACCGGATATCCTGGGCATTAAGGAAAAGCTTCAAGCAACAGCTAATGGCAAATTAGCTATACAAGAGGCAAAGAACAGATTGCTTGCAGTAGGACGCGAGTTTGAAGAGTTAGAAATTCAACGTAAAACA CCCTCAACAACAGCTGAGAACTCTGATCTTCATATG GATAACATCAAGGAGACATTAAAGAAACAG CTTTCTTCAGGGCCTATTACTGTTGATGAAGATTTTGATCTtgaaaattgttttgattttcaAAGCCTCCCAGATTTTGATTTTGACAAAAGTTTCCGACCTCCTGATAATCTCCGGTCTGCTTTTACTGATTTGGAAAAGCAACTTTATGAAAAAGGCAACAACCAAGTGGGGGTAGAACATTTCCCAGGCTTAGCAGAAGAGTTGCAAAATACTGGTTGGGGAAAAACTCCGAGCTCCTTTGAATCTATTGCGGCTCGAATTGAAAAGGATCGTGGAAAAGTTACTGAAGTTGGCCATATTGCTGCTCAAGTTCTGGTTTGTGCTGCAGTAAAAGAGATGGAAGAGTTTTCAGTTGAGAAATTGGACATGGAGATGTTGAAAAAGTGGGGGGCAACACTTAACAAGGCTAAGGAACTTGGTTTTCAGGTGGGATTTGCTGATAATTTGTTAAGGAAGAATTCGTATGCCTACTTTGGTTACAAAACAACCTTGGACGAGGCTAAAGAAAAGGAGGTCTGA